In one Nicotiana tomentosiformis chromosome 6, ASM39032v3, whole genome shotgun sequence genomic region, the following are encoded:
- the LOC104119641 gene encoding guanosine nucleotide diphosphate dissociation inhibitor 2, giving the protein MDEEYDVIVLGTGLKECILSGLLSVDGLKVLHMDRNDYYGGESTSLNLVQLWKRFRGSDKPPSQLGSSRDYNVDMIPKFIMANGALVRVLIHTDVTKYLYFKAVDGSFVYSKGKVHKVPATDMEALKSPLMGIFEKRRARKFFIYVQDYNESDPKTHEGMDLTRVTTRELIAKYGLDDNTMDFIGHALALHRDDRYLDEPAVDTVKRMKLYAESLARFQGGSPYIYPLYGLGELPQAFARLSAVYGGTYMLNKPECKVEFDEEGKVCGVTSEGETAKCKKVVCDPSYLTNKVRKVGKVARAIAIMSHPIPNTNDSHSVQIILPQKQLGRKSDMYLFCCSYTHNVAPKGKFIAFVSTEAETDNPESELKPGIDLLGQIDEIFFEAYDRFEPVNEPSLDNCFISTSYDPTTHFESTVDDVLNMYTLITGKVLDLNVDLSAASAAEE; this is encoded by the exons GTTCTGCACATGGACAGGAATGACTACTATGGAGGAGAATCGACATCCCTCAATCTTGTGCAG CTCTGGAAGAGGTTCAGGGGGAGTGACAAGCCTCCATCTCAATTGGGTTCTAGCAGGGATTATAATGTCGACATGATCCCTAAG TTCATTATGGCTAATGGTGCACTTGTACGAGTTCTAATCCACACCGACGTTACAAAATATTTGTACTTCAAAGCGGTTGATGGAAGCTTTGTGTATAGTAAAGGAAAG GTCCACAAGGTGCCTGCCACAGATATGGAGGCACTTAAATCTCCTTTAATGGGCATTTTTGAGAAACGCCGTGCACGGAAATTCTTTATCTATGTTCAGGATTATAATGAGAGTGATCCTAAGACACATGAGGGGATGGATCTAACAAGAGTGACAACAAGAGAGCTTATAGC AAAATATGGTCTTGATGACAACACTATGGACTTCATTGGTCATGCATTGGCACTACATAGAGATGACCGCTACTTAGATGAACCTGCGGTGGATACAGTGAAGAGAATGAAG CTGTATGCTGAGTCTCTTGCACGTTTTCAAGGAGGATCACCATATATCTACCCTTTATACGGATTAGGAGAGCTTCCCCAG GCATTTGCTCGACTTAGTGCTGTGTATGGTGGCACCTATATGTTGAATAAACCTGAATGCAAG GTAGAGTTTGATGAAGAAGGAAAGGTTTGTGGTGTCACTTCAGAAGGAGAGACAGCTAAGTGCAAGAAAGTTGTATGTGATCCTTCTTACTTGACCAACAAG GTTAGAAAGGTTGGAAAAGTTGCAAGAGCTATTGCAATTATGAGCCACCCAATTCCTAATACCAATGATTCTCACTCGGTGCAAATTATCTTACCCCAAAAACAATTGGGCCGTAAATCTGATAT GTACCTGTTCTGTTGTTCTTACACTCATAATGTTGCTCCAAAGGGCAAATTCATTGCATTTGTCTCAACAGAGGCAGAAACTGATAATCCAGAGAGTGAACTCAAGCCTGGCATTGATCTTCTAGGACAAATTGATGAGATCTTCTTTGAAGCATATGACAGATTTGAACCTGTCAATGAGCCCTCATTAGATAACTGTTTTATTTCAACT AGCTATGATCCCACAACTCACTTTGAGTCGACTGTTGATGATGTGCTCAATATGTATACCTTGATAACTGGAAAG GTTTTGGACCTCAATGTGGATCTAAGTGCTGCAAGTGCAGCCGAAGAATGA